In the genome of Nocardioides sp. NBC_00368, the window CAGGTCGTCGTCGGCCAGCACCCGTTCGATGAGGTCGACGATCGCCTCCCAGTCGCGCGGTCGGGTCGTCACCTGGCGATCATCGCGCGGGATTGTGGCCCGCCACAATCCCGGCTCCCAGATCGGTGATCAGGTCCAGGGATCTTGCCGTCGGCGACCCCTAGGGTTGTGGCGAGCGCCATAGGGGCGCGTCACCGGCCCGACCCAGGAGAACGTACGCATGAGGAAGTCCGCCCGCGTCGCCGTCATCGGCGCCGGGGCCGCCGGTCTCGCCACCACCAAGGCGCTGCTCGACGTCGGGGCGGAGGTCGTGACGTACGAGAAGGGTGACCGGCCGGGCGGGCTGTGGAACCAGCACAACAGCAGCGGCCTCTCGGCTGCCTACGACTCGCTCCACCTCAACACCAGCAAGGGCCGCACCGAGTTCGCCGACCATCCGATGCCGGCGAGCTGGGTCGACTATCCCTCGGCCGAGCTGGTGGCCGTCTACCTCGCCGACTACGCCGACACCTTCGGGGTGACCGAGCGGATCCGCTTCGACACCACCGTCGTCGGCGTCGAGCGCGAGGAGTCCGGCCCGGACCGTGGCGCCTGGACGGTGACCTGCGAGGACGGCACGACCGAACGCTACGACGCGGTGGTCGTCGCCAACGGGCACAACTGGGACCCACGCTGGCCCGCGCCCGGCTACCCGGGCAGGTTCTCCGGCGTGCAGCTGCACGCCCACGACTACCGCGACGCGAAGGTCTTCCGCGACCGGCGCGTGCTCGTCGTCGGGATGGGCAACTCGGCGATGGACATCGCCGTCGACGCCTCCTACGTCGCCGCCTCGCCGGTGCTGCTCTCGGCCCGGCACGGCGTCCACATCGTCCCGAAGTACCTCTTCGGCCGCCCGGCCGATGCCACCGGCGGCGCCATCGCGGGACTCCCCTGGCGCATCCGTCAGCGGCTGGCCGAGACGATGCTGCGCGTGGCAGTGGGCCGCCCGGAGGACTACGGCCTCCCGGCTCCGGCGGGCGGGCTGTTCCAGAACCACCCGACGATCAGCGACACGATCCTGCACCGGCTCACGCACGGCGAGGTCGTCCCCCGCACCGGGATCGAGCGGCTCGACGGCGACCACGTGATCTTCACCGACGGCCGCACCGACAGGGTCGACACGATCGTGTGGGCCACCGGCTACCGCGTGACCATTCCCTTCCTCTCGGAGCGCTGGCTCAGCACGGACCCGGAGCGGATGCCGCTGCACCACCGCGTCTTCCACCTCGACGACCCGAGCCTGGCCTTCGTCGGCCTCATGCAGTCGACCGGGTCCGCACTGCCGGTCGTCGAGGCCCAGGCCAAGCTCGTCGCGGCGCATCTCAGCGGGACGTACGCCCTGCCGGCGGAGGCCGAGCGCCGCCGGATCGCCGACCGGGCGCTGCGCGAGGCACGCGCCCGCTGGGGCGAGAAGCGGCCGGCGATGCGGATCGACTTCGACGCCTATCTCGCCTCGGTGCCGGTCGAGCTGAAGGCCGGCCGAAAGCGTCTGGATACCGGCGCCTCCCCCTTCGTGTCGCGGCTGGTCCCCCCGCAGCCGCGGCCCGCCAACATATTCACCGCCACCCCCGATGAGGTCACCACATGAGCAGCCTGCGAGACGCCGCTGGCCTTCGTGTCCTGATCACCGGCGCCTCCGGCACCTTCGGACGGGCCCTGGCCACCGAGCTGTCCACCCGAGGAGCGCACGTGGTCGGGCTCGACGTGGCGCCCCGCGACGACGACCCGGTGCCCGTCATCGCCTGCGACCTGACCGACGACGACGCGGTCCCCGCCGCCGTCACCACCGCGCTGGGACGCCTCGGCGGGCTCGACCTGCTGATCAACAACGCCGGCATCGGCGGGCCGGCGCCGGCCGAGCTGGCTCCGGGCACCGAGGTACGCCGCCAGCTCGACATCAACCTGCTCGGCACCTGGCGGGTCAGTGCCGCCTGCGTACCGGCCCTGGTCGCCTCCCGCGGCCGGGTGGTGATGGTGACCTCGCGGATGGCCGTCATGCAGCTTCCGCTCGCCGCGGCGTACGGCGCCTCCAAGCGCGCCATGGTCGCCTATGCCGACGCGCTCCGCCTCGAGCTCGGCACCCACGTCGGTGTCACCTGCATCTATCCCTCGGCCGTACGCAGCCCGATCCATGACTCCACCGCGGCCGCCGGCCTCTCGCTGGAGGGGATGAGCTCCTACGAGCCGCTCGAGGGCGTCGTCGAGACGGTGCTGCGCGCCGGCCTGTCCCGGCGGGCCCGGCGCGACCTCCCGACCACCCGTCGGGGTGCGGTGGAGCTCTTCCTCGCCCGCCACCTGCCCGCGCTCACCGACCGCATCGTGGCCCGCACCTTCTCCGCTCGGATCCGGTCCGGCGCGTTCGGCACGGCCGAGCTCGCCGCCCCCGCGGTGGAGCGCCACGCCGAGGCCGGCGCGTGACCACGACCGCGCAGGAGACGGCACGCGCCGGCAACCTGCCCCTGGTCCAGTACGCCACGGGCTCGCTCGGCATGGGCGCGTGGGTCACCGTCCCCGGCCTGCTCCTGCTCTACTTCCTGACGAACACGCTGGGCGTCGCTCCGCTGGTCGCGGGGCTGGCGCTGCTGGTGCCGAAGGTCATCGACGCGGTCGTCCACCCGGTGCTCGGGACGCTCTCGGACCGGGAGGCCCGCCGCCACGGTCACCGCCGCGGCGTGATGCACTGGGGTCTGCTGCTCGGGCTCGCCATGATCGCGATGTTCACCGTCCCCGGCGATCTCCACGGCACGCCGGCCGCCCTGTGGGTCGCCTCCTGGTACATCGTCGGCAACATCTGCTTCGCGGCCTTCCAGGTCCCCTACCTGACCACCCCCTCGGACCTGCGGGTCGGCTACCACGAGCGCACCCGCGTCTTCATGGTCCGGATGGTGCTGCTCACCGTCGGTCTGCTCGCTGCAGGTGTCGCCGCGCCGATCCTGGTCGCCGACGAGCAGCGGGGCAGCTACACCCGGATGGCGCTCGTCTTCGCCGTCGTGATGGCGGCCACCGCTGTGATCGCCATCCGCGGCGTACGCCGGCTGAACGCCACCTGCGGGTTCCGGGAGCCGGCGGCGCACGCGCAGTCCGTCCTCGCCGACCTGCGGCTGGCGTGGGACGACCGCGACTTCCGGCTGCTGGTGCTCTCCTACCTGTTCACCGGCGCGACCACCCACCTCGTGCTGGCCGCGGTCCCGTTCTACGCCGAGCACGTGCTCGGCCGCTCGGGTCTGACCGCGGTGCTGATGGGCGCCTTCCTCGGACCGGCGATGGTCACCTCGCCGCTGTGGCTGCGGCTCTCCCGACGGCTCGGCAAACAGCGGGGTCTGCTGCTGGCCCAGGCGATCTTCGTCCTCGGCACGCTCGCCCTGGTCGCCGGCGACCGGATCCCGGTCGCGCTGACCGTCACGGTCGTCGTCCTGCTCGGTACGTCCTTCGCCGGCCTGCAGCTGCTGGCGTTCTCGATGGTCCCCGATGCCGTGGCCGCCGCCGAGCGGCGCCGACAGTCCCGGGCCGGCGCCTACACGGGCGTGTGGACCGCCACCGAGGCGGTCGGCACCGCTGTCGGGCCGTACGTCTACTCCGCGGTCCTCGCCATCGGCGGGTTCGCGGCGGCGGTGGACGGCGAGAGCGTCCCACAGACCGCGGGGGCGGTCGATGCCGTGCTGGTCGGGTTCACCGTCGTCCCGGCGGTCCTGATGGCCGTCGCCTGGGTCATCCAGCGACGCTGCGCCCTCGACCAGCATGCCTGAACCGGCCCGCGGGAACACCTGAGTGTGCACACTGGTTCTCCAGGCAGTCGTCAGAAGGAGACATGCATGGCTCGAGCCGAACGCCGCCCACCCCGCCCG includes:
- a CDS encoding flavin-containing monooxygenase yields the protein MRKSARVAVIGAGAAGLATTKALLDVGAEVVTYEKGDRPGGLWNQHNSSGLSAAYDSLHLNTSKGRTEFADHPMPASWVDYPSAELVAVYLADYADTFGVTERIRFDTTVVGVEREESGPDRGAWTVTCEDGTTERYDAVVVANGHNWDPRWPAPGYPGRFSGVQLHAHDYRDAKVFRDRRVLVVGMGNSAMDIAVDASYVAASPVLLSARHGVHIVPKYLFGRPADATGGAIAGLPWRIRQRLAETMLRVAVGRPEDYGLPAPAGGLFQNHPTISDTILHRLTHGEVVPRTGIERLDGDHVIFTDGRTDRVDTIVWATGYRVTIPFLSERWLSTDPERMPLHHRVFHLDDPSLAFVGLMQSTGSALPVVEAQAKLVAAHLSGTYALPAEAERRRIADRALREARARWGEKRPAMRIDFDAYLASVPVELKAGRKRLDTGASPFVSRLVPPQPRPANIFTATPDEVTT
- a CDS encoding SDR family NAD(P)-dependent oxidoreductase, whose amino-acid sequence is MSSLRDAAGLRVLITGASGTFGRALATELSTRGAHVVGLDVAPRDDDPVPVIACDLTDDDAVPAAVTTALGRLGGLDLLINNAGIGGPAPAELAPGTEVRRQLDINLLGTWRVSAACVPALVASRGRVVMVTSRMAVMQLPLAAAYGASKRAMVAYADALRLELGTHVGVTCIYPSAVRSPIHDSTAAAGLSLEGMSSYEPLEGVVETVLRAGLSRRARRDLPTTRRGAVELFLARHLPALTDRIVARTFSARIRSGAFGTAELAAPAVERHAEAGA
- a CDS encoding MFS transporter; the protein is MTTTAQETARAGNLPLVQYATGSLGMGAWVTVPGLLLLYFLTNTLGVAPLVAGLALLVPKVIDAVVHPVLGTLSDREARRHGHRRGVMHWGLLLGLAMIAMFTVPGDLHGTPAALWVASWYIVGNICFAAFQVPYLTTPSDLRVGYHERTRVFMVRMVLLTVGLLAAGVAAPILVADEQRGSYTRMALVFAVVMAATAVIAIRGVRRLNATCGFREPAAHAQSVLADLRLAWDDRDFRLLVLSYLFTGATTHLVLAAVPFYAEHVLGRSGLTAVLMGAFLGPAMVTSPLWLRLSRRLGKQRGLLLAQAIFVLGTLALVAGDRIPVALTVTVVVLLGTSFAGLQLLAFSMVPDAVAAAERRRQSRAGAYTGVWTATEAVGTAVGPYVYSAVLAIGGFAAAVDGESVPQTAGAVDAVLVGFTVVPAVLMAVAWVIQRRCALDQHA